The genomic window AaggaagctctatttacaagcaaactgcaATCTAGAAATCTGAAATGCaaagaatatgtacaaaatatacaacagatgttatatatatatttttttttgcaattcATGAAGAACACAGAAGCTCCTCAGACCCCCTGAGTGGATCCAGGGGACCCATTCACCTCCTCTCCCAcaccctcccttcttcctgttACTTCACACAGTAGTCGAAACACAGatacccctggcaaggccatggaagagagagagagagagaggaaagttgcaacagaggtgacagaagaagaaaagaaagaactttttatgcctctgctctatatggctattagcaatccaatgaattatatagaccATATCATTAAGTTTTTTTGTATCCAGTGGTAATAATTTActttactttcagtctttgcagtcagggactaggctaaagttcccccttcaaatctgtAACACCACGTTATAGCTCCTTTTGTAAACTAGTCAGGTCTGTTCTGAAGCAGTCTGTTTTCTGATGCTCTCCTCATCTATTGAAGAGTTattcttgggggtgctggtgaatgagaagctcaacatgagccaccagtgtgcacttgcagcccagaaagccgaTCACATCtgcagctgcatcaagagaagcatagccagcaggtcaaaggaggtgattctccccctctactctggtaagaccccacctggagtactgcatcctgttctggagcccctattacacgAAGgatctggacctgctggaatgtgtccagagaagggctacaaggattatcagagggctggagcacctctcctatgaggacagactgagggagttgggctgttcagtctggagaagagagggctccaaggagaccttcttgtagccttccagtacctgaagggggcctacaagaaagctggtgagggactttttaggatatcaggtagtgataggactaggggggatgggaaaaaaaaatagaaatgggtaaattcagcttggatgttaggaagaagtttttcaccatgagggtggtgagatgctcaaacaggttgcccaaagaggtggcggaagcctcatccctggaggtttttaaggccaagcgggatggtgctctgagcaacgtgatctagtgtgaggtgtccctgcccatggcagggaactagatgatccttgaggtcccttccaaccctggtatttctatgattctattcctgAAATGTCCAGCTGGGGTCATCAAACCACACCTTGTGGTTCCCAGTGTAAGTTTATGCCCAGACTGTAATGATGATCTATGAATCCATTTGGCCTTCCATGAACTAAATCCTTCCATACCTAGTGTTTATCTCATGATGTGTTTCTCAAGAGAAAACATATTTTCACAGCCTCTCAACCAAGACAAGCTCTTCTAGTCTTCTCAAAGAACCAGCATGTGTCCTTGGCTACCCTAACTACCCTGATCTTTAATGCTTGAATTTATTGTCTAGGAAAGCATAATTTTATCTAGGAAAGAACAGTTAATTTGTACTGAGGTACCTTTCATTTGTTACACTAGTTTTTAAAGGACCAAGGAATGTGCCAGTTAAAGGAATAAAATAACATTGAAACCATAGAATTTGTGTCTCTTTCCCTCAGTCATGGTATTTCTGAGCTCTTTTGTCTCTCCTGGTATGAAatcatgaaaatatttttgggCTGTTGTCTTAGAGGAGGAATGCTGCAGTTCCAGAGTGTTACCTGGTGCCAAGGAACCTGACAGCTATGGATCCATTCAGGCAGTGATGGCTCTCCTGGCCCATCCTCTGGTCTCCATGCAGGCTGACATGCTTCTTGATGCCAAAACTTGTGCAAAAAATTCTACTTTTCTCACTCTTCATCCAGTAGGAGGCTCTGGCTTACTTAGACTAACTGGATTGACCCATATTGTGTGTTTGTCATGTCTGGACTTGAAGTTGTCAGAGGAAAGGAACATGCAAATTTTGGAAGGGATTCAAGTTCAGGCCTTGTTGTAAGCTGCAATGCTTCTGTTTGCAATGTGTCAGTGATTTTCTGAAGTTTGTTTATCAGTGTCCTGATGTCCAGATAATGGACTTCCTAGTAGCATGTCTGAGACTGAAGGGCCTGCTTTTGGCTTGCATCCCATTTCTGGTCTGTCTGTACTTTCTGTCACTTCATGCTGCTGACCTAGACTGGCCACTGGTTTTATTGTATTTGAGTTGCTGGCTACAACAGTAGGAACATTGAATAAAGGCAGAAGCATCTGAGCACTGGAGGAGTGCAGTTCTTGTGGAATTGATTCATGGGGCACTGACCTTGAAGTAAACGTGCAGTACATCCTTCAAGAAGTGCTGCTCATGAGAGACTAGACTGAAATGTTTCTATATGGACCAAGTATCAGGATTTACACTGTCATCTAAGTTCTGTTTTAGCAGAGACTGCTTATTTTAGCAGCCCACTGCCTGGGAGTAGTGAAATTGCTGTTAGGAGTCTCCCAGGCAGATGGAAGCAGCTTTAGACGTTCATTAATTCCCTGCTACGCAGGGAGCTTAGAGTCAGTCTTTGCACTTTGGAAAAGCAAATGTTTGCCTCCACCCCAGTGCATAAGGTATAAATAGGTATAGATATCTGTGCTTCTGCCTTCTTTTTGTCTATAAGCATCTGTCTTCCCATTTGTGGTCTCACAAGCATTATGATAGTGTAAATGGTGACTTGTGATAGTGGCTTTTTAACTTCTTTGAGGAACTATTGCAAGTGGGTCTGAGGATGCTCACTGGCAGGTGGCTTTTTAGCTTTCCCAGCGACAGTCTGACCCACTGCTTGAATACTGTTACCCTGTAGTCATTATTTGTACTGCTGAGGCTTCAGATACTGGTGCAGTTTGTATAGGAACTGTTCAAACATGAAGTATATTTGAGTCTTATAGCTAAAGAATGGACTTCAGCAGTTACTGTGCTGTACAATCCTGAGTGTTTGACGTTTAATGTATGTATGTTTTAAGTGGAATAACATTGTTCAAACAAATCAGTACGGCCCAGGGCAGGCTTTTGCCAGTCACACTTTGGGAGTCATAGAGCAATAAAACTGCTCAGTTTTGAATTAATGTAAGCTGCTAGTTTGGGCTCTCATTACCAGAGGTAAGCTGTTGGAAGTGTTCCTTAAAATGCTCATCACCATAAAGCA from Dryobates pubescens isolate bDryPub1 chromosome 4, bDryPub1.pri, whole genome shotgun sequence includes these protein-coding regions:
- the C4H7orf31 gene encoding LOW QUALITY PROTEIN: uncharacterized protein C7orf31 homolog (The sequence of the model RefSeq protein was modified relative to this genomic sequence to represent the inferred CDS: inserted 4 bases in 3 codons; deleted 1 base in 1 codon; substituted 3 bases at 3 genomic stop codons), whose translation is MKIFDIDCTDSDKVWEEQMNTGHFRHEVVSIPSNCQKKAVHWPGQHTYFQVLFSLQLPTFAEGKGQIHHTNPTKIVAPNSTFKETGDNLTVRTINALXNAERALGITTYSXDFTGRGPMSPLILDNYYXVGRLSGEQGEDIELMKTFQSSLSXAALLEGCTARLLQGQXPHESIPQELHSSSAQMLLPLFNVPTVVASNSNTIKPVASLGQQHEVTEKALQLTTRPELESLPKFASCQPAWRPEDGPGEPSLPEWIHSCQVPWHQVTXLELQHSSSKTTAQKYFHDFIPGETKELRNTMTEGKRHKFYGFNVILFL